Proteins from one Fimbriimonadaceae bacterium genomic window:
- the zorA gene encoding anti-phage defense ZorAB system ZorA, whose product MQTSIDRFETKDYVAEFKRIFADDSRLAHLWKEYQESLHFQHEERDGQMLIKAVRATVPAEMYFSNQAVVDSRLATEFFKHLPGIFTGLGIIGTFSGLIDGLGAFQVSENAVTARTSLESLMHSVSEAFRVSASAIAAAMVVTLIEKRLLASLYRRTEAISHAIDACFEAGAGEEYLSRLVKASEESASQSRILKDALVKELGELLRELTSTQIAAAKDQQAHVVERLVQASKEQAEAVREDNQALGKFIAESIQQSLKGPLDEIASTVKVASGDQSATAARMLQDVMTSFSQRLNDLFGGQISGLNELNQQTARSIQEAVGTLQTLVANIETSSERSTAAMAQRMADAVEKLESRQDAMNSQSVAFVEQLRRIAVSTQSETNQKLQVMLESIGAEVAKILSTLSESQKNVFESNRDREQSMTDRVQSAVSTMSESIEAVIKELGSMMTQMAKSVATLTQTTSSAVEKMNAGADLLGTASRNFASAGEHVVNVMGQAASVSVKLSETSGSLTASATVVQELLKDYRVQRDSVTQLVNELRVTVEVARKEASLTTDILARIESSAARLGIAQKQADEYLDGVSKVLGEAHTSFAAEVSRTLGKANIEFHTKLTDAVHMLSSAIGELELTLASMGNLGSTKR is encoded by the coding sequence ATGCAGACTTCGATAGACAGGTTCGAGACGAAGGACTATGTCGCAGAATTCAAGAGGATTTTTGCCGATGATAGCCGTCTCGCTCACTTGTGGAAGGAATACCAAGAGTCTTTGCATTTCCAGCACGAGGAGCGAGACGGGCAGATGCTTATAAAGGCCGTTCGTGCGACGGTCCCTGCCGAGATGTATTTCAGTAACCAAGCCGTTGTCGACAGCCGACTCGCAACCGAGTTTTTCAAGCACCTACCCGGGATCTTCACCGGCCTTGGCATTATCGGTACCTTCAGTGGCCTCATTGATGGCCTGGGGGCATTTCAGGTGAGCGAAAACGCTGTTACGGCAAGAACAAGCCTCGAATCGCTCATGCATTCCGTCAGTGAGGCTTTCCGCGTCTCAGCGTCAGCTATCGCTGCGGCGATGGTCGTAACCCTTATTGAGAAACGCTTGTTGGCCTCGCTCTACCGACGCACCGAGGCAATTTCCCATGCTATCGACGCTTGCTTTGAAGCGGGCGCAGGCGAGGAATATTTGTCGCGGCTCGTTAAGGCATCAGAGGAGTCGGCAAGTCAGTCGCGAATATTAAAGGATGCTCTCGTCAAAGAGTTAGGAGAACTGCTCCGGGAACTGACAAGCACCCAGATAGCCGCGGCCAAGGATCAACAGGCACACGTTGTTGAACGACTCGTGCAAGCTTCAAAGGAACAGGCTGAAGCTGTACGCGAAGACAATCAAGCTCTAGGGAAGTTCATTGCCGAAAGTATCCAGCAGAGTCTGAAGGGACCGTTAGACGAAATTGCAAGCACTGTGAAGGTTGCCAGCGGGGACCAAAGTGCTACGGCTGCCCGGATGCTGCAGGACGTTATGACGAGCTTCAGCCAGCGACTAAATGATCTCTTCGGTGGACAGATCTCGGGACTCAACGAGCTCAATCAGCAAACTGCCAGAAGTATCCAAGAAGCAGTTGGCACCTTACAGACACTTGTAGCGAATATCGAAACCTCGAGCGAGCGCTCTACCGCCGCTATGGCTCAACGTATGGCCGACGCCGTTGAAAAATTGGAATCGCGTCAAGATGCAATGAACTCGCAGTCGGTTGCGTTTGTCGAGCAGCTTCGCAGGATTGCTGTAAGCACGCAATCAGAGACCAACCAGAAACTCCAGGTGATGCTTGAATCCATCGGTGCTGAGGTTGCGAAAATATTGAGCACACTCAGTGAGTCACAGAAAAATGTATTCGAGAGCAATCGCGATCGTGAGCAGTCTATGACAGACCGAGTGCAAAGTGCGGTCTCGACGATGTCCGAGTCAATCGAGGCGGTCATCAAGGAGCTTGGCAGCATGATGACGCAGATGGCAAAAAGCGTGGCCACCTTAACGCAGACTACAAGCTCCGCCGTGGAGAAGATGAATGCCGGGGCGGACCTGCTTGGGACAGCTTCTCGGAACTTCGCATCAGCCGGTGAGCATGTCGTCAACGTGATGGGCCAAGCTGCTAGCGTCTCCGTGAAGCTCTCCGAAACTTCAGGAAGTCTGACGGCTAGTGCCACTGTTGTCCAGGAATTGCTGAAGGATTATAGGGTGCAGCGAGACTCCGTCACGCAACTTGTTAACGAACTTCGTGTCACGGTTGAGGTGGCACGCAAAGAGGCTTCGTTGACAACCGACATCCTTGCGCGGATCGAGAGTTCCGCTGCACGCCTCGGTATCGCACAAAAGCAAGCCGACGAATATTTAGACGGAGTAAGCAAGGTGCTCGGTGAGGCGCATACGTCGTTTGCAGCAGAAGTCAGTCGCACCCTCGGCAAAGCTAATATCGAGTTTCACACAAAACTGACTGATGCCGTACATATGCTGTCGTCGGCCATAGGAGAACTTGAACTGACGCTTGCATCGATGGGCAACCTTGGCTCAACGAAGAGGTAG